CAACCAACGTCGGGACCCCCTGGTCGAACTTGAGCTTTGATGTAGTGATACCTAATCCCTCGTAATTCACCACACCACCCCCATTGTCGACCCCGATCGGCCGGTGACGGACAGGCATCCTCAGACCAAATCGAAAGCTCTCGACCGTAACCGTCCACGCATCCCCATTTAGGACGCGTTTAGGGCTGCCGACACGCCATTCGATAAAGCTTGGGTTCTCCCCCAGCTGTCCCTTTCCGCTGATGGTCGAAATACTTTTGGAGTCGAACACCCCGTTGGCGGCCATACGTCCCACTTGAACGTCCGCGACGCGATAACGCGCCGGACCGAACGACGATTCGAGTTGGCGCAATATCGGGGCGAGCCGTGACTGCATCGTGTCGTCGATACCGGTTTCGTCGTCGGTTACGATCAAATGGAGCGTTATCTCAAGGTTCGGTTCACTTCGGTCCGGGTCAGGCTGCTGAGCAGAAATGCTCAAGGCAAGCTGTGAAGCGATGGTAAAAAGTAGAAGCGAAAAAAGGGCTCGGTTCTTATGCATAGGATTATTCTCCAGATTGGTAGTTCGGAAGAGTAACCCTTTGCACCGCGAGCGGTCTGAAAAGTTGCAAAACTGTGTCTAGTTTGAAACGAAGATCGCATCGTCGATCTTCTGCCCGAATGTGATCGTACCGATACTCGACTCCTCAATGATCTTGTCCTGGGCCCAAAGGACGGTTCTGAAAGGGACGAGCGTCCCCTGAGAGTTGCGGTAGTCGTAGAAGCGACGGCGATATTTCTGGCCGCCGTCATCATATTCGAGCATCATTACTCGCAGGCTCTTCACACTAATATAAAATCTCGTCTTTCGCTCTACCTTGTCGGTGAGATCAATGACATAAAACTCAACGCCCATTATCTTCTCGCGTTCGCCGAGTTCGATCCTTGATTCGTTCTCCTTGTATCGGAGCAATGCCTCGATATTCCGAAAGTGTAGATTCTCGAACGAACGCAGGGCATCGGCGTTCGGTGTGAAGACCGAATCGTTATAAATACCGATCACCTTTGCGTCCTTATAGAGAAGCGAGTAACGCGCGTTTGCGAAGTCTTGTTCGAATCTGATCTGATCGGTCTCCTGCTTATCTCCGCGGCGCGTCCACCGTTGATAACTGATCGAATCCACCCGGCCATCCGGGTTCGTCAGGGTTGCTTTACCTCGTTCGAATGCAGATTTCCTGATCTGATCGAGAACTGCGCGTCCGCCGCCAAAGCCGTATATGAATACGGTTGATTCGACGATCTGTTCAGCGGTAAAGGCCGTGTTCGAGTTTTTTCCCGTCGACGGCTGGACCGGTCGGTTTCCTTCTGGCGAGGGGGTCGGTTGTTGAGCGAACAAGATTGCCGACGACAAAAACAGAATCGGGAGTAGGGCAGCAAGTCTGCTCGAGCGCAATGACACCAATGAAATTCTCCTGATCAACATTTGAAAATTGCAAAAGCGGATTGTAGCACAATCGCAAAGCACGGAGCATCGTAACGCTCGCGAATCTGCTTTACTCGATGAGGTTTGTAAGCAAAAAGATGCATATTACTTGAAGAAAGCTTCCGATGACCTGGTTTATCGCATATGATTGCAATAATCTCATTCACATGCTTCACGTCGCGCTTTTTGAACCTGAAATACCGCCAAATACAGGCAATATAGCGCGTTTGTGCGCGGCGACCGGATCACCACTTCATATCGTCGGAGTGCCTGGATTTCGAATGGACGACCGTACGCTGAAGCGAGCGGGGCTTGACTACTGGCAGCATGTCGAACTCCATAGACACATCGATCTTGAATCGCTCCAAAAGTCCCTTCGGTCGTCCAGATTTCTCTTTCTTACGACCAAGTCAGACCGGCTATACACTGATGTTCGTTACGAAGAAAACGACTGTATTGTATTCGGGCCCGAGACGCGCGGTCTTCCTGGCAGCGTACTTTTGGCAAATCACGATCGATGCCTGAAGATACCGATGCAAAACCCGAATGTTCGAAGCCTTAACCTCGCTACGAGCGTCGGGATCGTGTTGTATGAAGCGATACGCCAGCATTCCACGACTAATTCGACACAACAGTTGCCTTCCGCTCGAAATTAGATGCCGGACATCCTTTCAATTCGTCAATTCGTCTAAACATCGTGTCGGGAATACGACACGATAACGTAGAAGGGAGAAGTTTTGAAGGATGAGAGTATTTACCAAGTTTTTTGTGTTGACTTTGGCAGTTGTTGCTATCTCGTTGAGCGGTGCCTACGGGCAAACCGCCGCATCGGGAGTTTCAGGTGACAGTATTGATCGGCAAGTTCGGAAGAAGATCAATATGTTGCCTTACTACGAGGTGTTCGACTACATTACCTACTCGGTCAATGGCGACACCGTCACTCTCTCCGGCAAGGTTCGTAATGGTGTAAACAAGAGCGATGCAGCGAGTGCGGTAAAACGGATCGAGGGTGTTTCGAATGTAGTCAATAATATCGAAGTGCTGCCGCCGGGCGGCTTTGATGAATCGATCCGTCGCAATCTGTTGCGTTCGGTGGCCAATATGGGCGGATTGTCGCGATACCTTTGGCCCGTAAATCCGTCGGTCAGGCTCGTCGTAGATCGAGGACACGTGACTCTCGAAGGTTACGTCGCGAACCAGACTGATAGCGATCTCGCGAGAATGGCGGCGAGCACGGTCTCGGGTGTTTTTTCGGTCACGAATAACCTTGTCGTTGACAAAAACCGTGCGGGCTAGCCATTGACGATGGTCACAATTTACCGAAGACCGGCCGGCGTACGATTCCTGCCGGTTTTTGCTTTTTGTGGCCTAGACATCTCATTCGCCGATCGCCCACGACCACACTCATTTGCCTTTACCGCACCAATCCGTCATTATTTCTGTTTGCTTTAGGGGACGGAATATCGACTATGATACCCAACGACAAGATACGAAACATCGCCATTATCGCTCACGTTGACCATGGAAAGACGACGCTCGTTGACGCAATGCTGGCTCAATCAGGCACGCATCGTGACAATGAAACGGTCGTTGACCGAGTGATGGACTCAATGGACCTCGAGCGTGAGCGCGGTATCACGATCATGGCGAAGAACACGTCAGTCCGTTACGGCGACTACAAAATTAACATTCTCGACACACCGGGTCACGCTGATTTCGGCGGCGAGGTCGAGCGTGTTCTGAAAATGGTCGACGGCATTGTTCTTCTTGTTGACGCTGCTGAGGGCTGTCTGCCGCAGACAAGATTTGTGCTACGGAAAGCGCTGGAACTCAAGCTCCCCTGTATCGCTCTCGTCAACAAAATCGACCGTCAGGATGCTCGTCCTGAAGAGGTTTTGGATGAGATCTACGACCTGTTCATCGATCTCGGGGCCAATGATCAACAGATCGAGTTTCCGGTTCTTTATTCGATCTCACGTGACGGCGTTGCCAAAAAGAGCCTCGCAGACGAAAGCAAAAACCTGATCCCGTTATTCGACCAGATCATCGAAACCATACCCGCACCGCACGCGCTTCGTGACGATTCCCTCCAGTTGCTTGTGGCAAATATTGACTACAATCCATTCGTTGGGCGCCTTGCGATCGGCCGGATCTTCTCAGGACAGATAGCCAAGAACCAGGAAGTCGCGGTCGCCAAGCGTGACGGCACCATCGGCAAGACACGCGTAAAGGAGCTTTTCGTTTTCGAAGGCCTCGAACGAACGACGGTTGCAGAAGCAGGTACTGGCGAGATCGTCGCGCTGGCCGGTTTTGACGATATCGAGATCGGAGAAACGATCACCACAACAGAAAATCCGAAACCTCTGCCCCTCATTAACGTCGACGAGCCGACCATCGCGATGATCTTTGGCGTTAATACGTCGCCATTTTCAGGCATCGACGGTAAATTCGTGACCTCGCGTCAAATCAAAGAACGGCTCGATCGCGAGTTGCTTGGCAACGTTGCGCTGCGTGTCGAGCAGACTGAAGCGGCGGAACAGTTCAAGGTCTCGGGCCGCGGTGAACTGCAGCTCGCGATCCTGATCGAAATGATGCGTCGCGAGGGATATGAACTTCAGGTATCGAAACCGGAAGTGATCACCAAACGGGACGAGAAGACCGGTGAATTGCTCGAACCTATCGAACTCGTCGTGATCGATGTCCCGGAGGAGTTCATCGGCGTTGTAACTGAAGCAATGGGCCGCCGCAAGGGTCAGATGACCAAGATGATCAATAACGGCAGCGGCCGCGTCAGGCTGGAATTTGAAGTACCCTCGCGCGGTTTGATCGGATTCCGCGGCGAGTTTCTCACGGAAACAAAAGGGACTGGCTTGTTAAATACACTGTTCCTGCGGTTCGACAAACACCAGGGCGAAATGAAATCGCGCCAGACCGGCTCGCTTGTATCTGACAGAATGGGCGAGACGAACACGTACGCTTTATACAACCTGCAGGAACGCGGTGTTTTGTTCGTCAAACCTCAAGTGAAGGTATACGAAGGCATGATCGTCGGAGAAAACGCCCGAGCGGTCGATCTGGATGTAAACCCGATCAAGGAGAAAAAGCTTTCGAATATGCGCACCACGAGCGCAGACGAAGCGATGCGTCTCGTCCCGCAGCGTGAAATGTCGCTCGAACGAGCGCTCGAATTCATTGCGGACGACGAATTGATAGAGGTGACGCCCAAAGCGATCAGGCTCAGAAAGCGCGTTCTGAAGGCAAATGAGCGGCCTAAGAAGTAAAGGTCATTTTTTTGTGCCGTGTGCAGTGAAATCCAGTTCGTGCAGATCCCCCAACAGTTCGAATGACCGCTGTTCAGGTTCGAAGACATACCGCTTATGGCCGGCGGTCAACACATAAAACTCGCCAGCCTGCATTTCATCGAATCGAAAGTAACCGAACGGATTGGTCGCAGCTTCGACGGTGGTGCCGCGGAGCGCATTCAGCAGCGTCAGTCGCGCCCGTCCCAATCCATTACCGTTAACGTCAACGATGCGTCCGCTTATCGAAGCATTCCCAGATGTTGGAGCAATATCGTTCTCCAAGCGCGCTAAACCGATGAGACCGCTCGACGTTCCGGAAAGGACTATCTGCTCGTCTGATTGAAGGTTCATTACCGGGTTGAGATCGGAGTTGCGAAGATCGACCGATGCGATCCCGCCGTTTCCGAATATCTCGGCCGAACTTGCGGATCGGAATGAACTATCGAGCGTTCCGTCAGGGTTATATCGGACAACAATATAATTTGAATTGCTTCCGAATGTGCCCCAGCCGGATACAAGGATCTTATCGTCTGACTGGATGACAACGGAACGTGCCTGGCTGTGACCGGTGCCGATCGCAGTGGTCACGATGCCGTCGCCTCCGAAACTTGTGTCAAGGCTGCCGTCGTTCTCAAATCGAACGACAGCAATCTCCGTGAATGTGCCGTTGTTTGCCTGGCCGGCTAACACGATCTTACCGTCGGACTGTAGTGCGACCGATGCGGCAAGGTCTGATCCAGAAAAGACAGGCGTTGTTGCGATGCCATCAAGATCGAAGGTCGTATCGAGACTGCCGTTCGCATTGTATCTGACAACCGTGAAATCGTCGTTCGATCCGTTAGATGAAGATCCGGCAGCGATGATCTTGCCGTCCTTCTGGATCGCGATGTCAACGATATTGGAATGGCCGGATCCGACCGACGTGGTCACTATCCCATCGGCATCGAAAGTAGTATCAAGGGTTCCGTTCGGATTATACCGAACGACCGTAAAGTGGAAAAAGCCGGGGTTGGCCGCGCGCCCTGCTACGACGATCTTTTCATCGGACTGAATTTCGGACGTAAACGCCTGGTCATTCCCGATGACAACCGACGTAGTGACCTTCCCATCGGTGTCAAACGAAGTATCAAGCGTGCCGTCGATGTTATATCGGACAACGGCAAAATTATCTTGCGAACTAACGCGGGTCGAACCCGAGACGACGATCTTGCCATCAGGCTGAACGCTGACCGATCGAGCTTCATCGATTCCGGTTCCAACCGCGGTGCGTACCCGTCCGTCACCGTCAAAAGTGTTGTCGAGCATTCCGTTTGGATTAAGACGGGCCACGACAAAATCGAAGTTCCCCGAAAACAAGAGCGTGCCGACTGAAATGATCTTTCCATCTGATTGGATAGTCGAATCGCCATGTGCAACCTCGAAGTTACCTGCCTGAACACTCACACGCCCGTCCGTATCGAACGCCGTGTCAAGAGTTCCATTCGTATTGTAACGAGCAAGGGCCGAATCTATATCGGTTGATGTTGAGGTCAGGCCAACGGCGATGATCTTCCCGTCAGGCTGCATCGCCGATGCAAGGGCCTCGTCGCGAGAGGTCCCGAATGTCGTAGTGACTTTGCCGTCGCCATCAAAACTGGTGTCGAGGCTGCCGTCTGCGTTATAGCGTGCCATCGCGAAGTCGTTGTTACCTACCAATGCAAAACCTGTCACGACTAGCTTGCCGTCTGCCTGTAACAATACGGAACGGCCCTCATCCGAACTGGCGGAAATTGGGGTTGTTGCCAACCCGTCGACGTCGAACGACGCGTCAAGGCTTCCGTCCGGGTTGTACCTTGCGATCGCAAAATCAAGGTTCGTCATAGTTGCAATACCCGCCGCGACGATCTTGTCGTCGGGCTGTATTACAACCGAATAAGCACCATCCCTGCCGGCACCGAATGATGTCGTGACACGTCCGTCGAGGTCGAACGTAGAGTCAAGACTGCCGTTAGGATTGAATCGGGCGAGGGCGAAATCTTCGGCTGTAGAACCTGAAAATCCGGCAGCGACTATCTTTTCGTCGTCCTGGATCGCAACCGAAAACGCTTCGTCAAACCGGCCGGCAAATGCGACTATCACTTTTCCGTCGCCGTCGAATTCCGTGTCGAGGCTGCCGTCCGTGTTGTAGCGGGCAACTGCGAAATCATCGTTGGACGGCCCTTCGCTGATTCGCGCCCTTCCCGCAACGACGATCTTTCCGTCGGGCTGTATCGCGACCGATCGGGCAATGTCTATCAAATTGCCGGAGGAAATTGGCGTAACAGCGAGTCCGTCACCATCAAATGTCGTGTCCGGCGTTCCGTCAGAGTTGTACCGTGCTACCGCAAAATCGGACGATGTACCTACACCTACGGTCTGGCCAACAGCAACGATCCGACCGTCCGCCTGGATTGCCACGCCGTGAAAGATGTTATTGCTGGTGGAGCTGGGGAAAACAGGCCTGACGATTCCCGAATTGCCAAACGTCGCATCAAGACTGCCATCTTCGTTGTGTCTGGTGATCAGCGTTTCGAGCATTGCGGACCCGTCAGCATGCACGCCAACAGAAACTGATTTGCCGTCCGGTTGAATGGCGACACCGTTCAATTGATCGTTACCAATGCCGAAGCCTACTCTGACAGTACCCGTTCCATTGAAGGTGGGGTCAAGGTCACCGGCGGCTTGAGGCGATGGCATCAGACTCAGATCGTCTGCGAGTTGACCGTACATAAAACTGATCGCCAAGACTCCTAGCAACACTGACATCGAGATGCTCTTTTTCATCGGTATCGCCCCCACAGGTCATTTTGACGATTGTCGCTGGCCTTTGATTCGAAAGTCTTCAATATTTTCTGAATTATTTGTGGATTTTTGTTATCTGATGGCTTTGAGGCATTAAGCAAAGAAAGGTCCGTGAACGTGCTAAATGCGTGTTCTGTCCTACCGAATGCCTTCTTGACACTATGCACCGTCTAAGATATTTTACTGATCGGTTAATTAACCGATCAGTTTTATATACTTTGGAAGCTCTGGGATTGAACCGAGAAAGTCGCTCGGCATACTTGAGTCTTTAACTCACTCTGCCGATGAAATTCGTTCGCACATGACCAAATGGTCTTTGTCGATGTCGTGATGCTGAAAACCCGGTACCGACAAGAAATATACAGCGAATGGCCGAGATGGCCGCAGAAATGGTCATTTGGCCGCACCTGCCTAAACTTACCGAAACCATGCAACCAAAATTTGACGACCCGCTCAGCTCCACGTTTTCCGCACTTGCGGACCCGACCCGGCGCGCGATACTTGCGCGCCTCGCTTCGGGCGAGGCGACCGTGACTGAACTTGCAAAGCCGATGAAGATGTCGATGCCGGCCGTTACCAAACACCTCAAGGTTCTCGAAAAGGCTCGGCTCATCAGACGCGGACGCAAAGCCCAATGGCGCCCCTGTTATCTCGAGGCAACTCCGCTAAAAGATGTGGCGGACTGGGTCGAGCGTTACCGGCGATATTGGGAACAAAGCTATCAAATTCTGGATGTTCATCTAAAAAGAATACAGGCGAATGAACCTGGCTTTGGCGACATCTTTGATAAGGAGACAAGATAGTGGCGAACACGACCAAAATAGTTGCTGAACCGTACAAGCAGGAATTTCATATCATTCGAGAATTTGGCGCTCCGTGCGAGTTGGATTTCGAGGCTGACGTCGACCCCGCGATACACGTCAAGTGGGTGCGTCCGAAGGGATGACGATGACGATCGAGACATGGGACTGCCGCAACGGCGGTTCGTATAAGTACACCCATGAACGAGATACAAAAAGATATTCGTTCTTCGGCGTCTTCCATGAAGTGCTCACCCCGGAGCGCATTATCGGGACATTTGAATTTGATGGGCTGCCCGAACGCGGCCATATGATACTTGGAGCAACCGTTTTCGAAGAGTTGGCAGATAGCTGCGAGATAAATTCGGTATATCATGGCAGGTAATCCCGCCAATCTTAACCGAGCTATTTGCCGACGCGAACCGCGTGAAAGCCGGTCGTGTTGCTCAGGCGATGTTCAAGATGAACAAGATGATCATCGCCGACCCCGAAGCCGCTGCATTCGATCAGAAAGCTTAAGTCAGCGATCGAATCGACTCCATTCCGGCGTTGCGACGAAAGTTGGTCAAGTATTCAGCTCAACTCTCGGTATCGCGAAGAATAGCTAATCAAACGGGGCATCGCGGTCGGTATTCGCGGAAACATCTTGGTCGTGTCCGGAGTGAATAATTCTCTGGTTGAGAGTAAAATTGCGGGAAACGGCAATCGCCTCGTCAGCATTATGCAAAAGCGTCTCTCGAAATCAGATTTTATTAGCTATCTGGAATGTCCCGGTGAGTTTTGGCTTCGATCTCACAAACCGTCGTTATTCAACATTAACGATACGGTTGAATCTGAACATTTGCGCCAACAAGGCTATGAAGTTCAACGAATGGCACGCCAACTCTTGCGCTTCGAGAGTACCGACGCCTCGGTCGAATTCGAACGAGTATTTGAGACCGATGCTTTCTACGCCCGGAGCGATATCGTTCGGATCGACGCCGCAAGCCGCACGGTCGATCTATATGAGATCAAGTCATCGACAACCATTAAGGACGAGCACATCGAAGACCTGGCATTTCAAAAGTTGGCCGCGAAGAGTTCGGGCACCTCGGTTGGCCGCTGCTTCTTGGTCACTCTGAATGGTGAATATATCCGACGCGGTGCGATCGACATCGAACAGCTCTTTATGATCACTGATGTGACCGAGCGGGTCGACAGTTTGATGGCTTTGACAGAGCAAAAGGCTGCGGAAGCACTAGGTTTTCTCGATACCGTCCCGAAGCCGTCGCTAACGGATTATTGTGATGCGAAAAAGTTGGACTGCGAGTTCGTTCGCCATCACTTCCCGAATCTGCCGGAATACACGGTCTTTGATATCGCACGATTGAACAATGGCAAACGACGACAATTGCTTGCGGATGGTATCGTTGATATTGCGGATGTCCCGACCGATTTTCCACTGTCAGACAAACAGCGTCGTCAGGTCGAGGCAGCTCGTTCTGGTGAGGTCGTGATCGACCGCGAAGAGATCGCGAAACGTGTCGAATCCTGGCAGTACCCGCTGCACTTTCTCGATTACGAGACGTTTTCCTACGCCATCCCGCCGTTCGATGACATAAAGCCATTTCAACACATGTGCTTCCAATACTCGCTTCACACGATCGATGCCCCGGGCGGCAGACCCAGGCATGTATCTTTTCTCTCTCGTGACGAAGAGACTCCGGCTCGAGCGATGGCGGAAAGCCTTGTTCGCGCTATGTCGGGCGGTATCGGGACCGTTTTTGTCTGGTACGAACAGTTTGAAAAAGGGCGCAATTCCGAGATGGCCGCGATGTATCCGGAATTTTCTTCGTTCTTCAACGAGGTCAATTCCAGGATGTACGACCTGATGAAGATCTTTTCTGACCATCTATACATACACCCAGGATTCAAAGGACGAACTTCGATCAAGAAAGTCCTTCCTGTGCTCCGACCGCAATTGTCGTATGCCGAACTCGGTATCGGCGACGGTATGACCGCTTCGATCAATTGGTATCGAACCCGAACATGGAATTCGATCGGAGAAAGCGAACGACAAAAGATCTTTCAAGACCTGGAGGCCTATTGTCATTTGGATACGCTTGCAATGGTCGAGATCTTTAACGAGATCGTATCGCTCTAAGGTCCATGGTTCGGCCTTTTGACAAATCGATCGGCTAAATCTACTTTCGAACTTTAATTCAATGGATGAAAGTCGCGAAGAATGGAAGGTCTGTCATGTGAATGCATACCAACTATCGTTGTTGGAGCACCAGTTCACGCCGTGGTCTATCCGAAGCCGACAGATCTCTGCGCATCGCGGCATGGTTTGATCGCATTTCGTGTGAGCTTGGCGAGATCGAATTTCGCGGCGGCCGAGACAACCATATTGAAACCAAAAGGAGATAAGAATATATGAAGATAGCGATGATAATTGTCCGAACCCTTATGGGACTGCTTTTTCTGTTTGCTTCAATAACGTTTCTCTTTGGACTTTTCCCACAGCCCGAGTTAACCGGTCCGATGAAGACGTTTAACGAGGGACTTGCCGCTTCGGGCTATTTTTTTATGCTCTTGAAGATCACCGAGCTCGTTTGTGCCATAGCGCTGTTGGTCGGCCGTTTCGTGCCGTTGGCATTGGTCATCCTTGCACCGATCGTCGTAAATATTTTCTTCGTCCACTTGTTCCTTGATCGTACTGGCCTTCCGATCGCCATCTTTTTGGTGGCCGCGATGTCGTTCGTCGCTTATTACTATCGAAAGAACTTCGAAGGTGTGTTATCTGTGAGCTAAGATCGGGGTTAAATTTGGATCAGAAGTTTGTAAAAGCTGCCTTCGTAGTTCGCCCTTAGATAAAGCGCGAATCGTCTTTTAGGATCTTACGGCTCTGTTTCGGGTATAGGACGATTGCCTGCGGTTAGCTATACTTATGTCTTGCCGCCGCTCGGTCAAGATCCAATGACAGAAGAAACCAGCGTAGAAAACGAATTCACAGAGAAGTTCGTAGCCGAATCCACGCCCAAGAAATCGCGATATGATCGCTCAATAGTCGAGGGGCCGCTTAGCCGCGCAGTATGGAAGATCGCCTGGCCGACGATGTTAACCAATGTCATCGCCGGGATGCAGGGAATAATCGATCACGTTTTGGTCGGTAATCTTGTCGGATACAAAGCAAACGCCGCCATTGGGATCAGTTTTCAGATATTTCTGGTCGTGATCGTTTTCATTTCGTCGTTGTTTACGGGAATGAGCGTTTTAGTTGCACGGTTTGCCGGCGCGCATGATGTCGAGAAAGTTAACAACACCGTCTATCAGGCATTTCTGACAGCCGCATTCATAGCAGTCGGTATCATGGCCCCGGTCGGTTACTTTGCCGCGCCGTATCTGCTTGATTTTGTTAGCCCGGACGCCGGTGTCAAAGCAGAGGCGCTTCCGTTCCTTCGGATCACATTCGTATTCAGCTTTGGGCTTTTGATCTATTTCATGACGAGCGGAGCACTCCGTTCTGCAGGGGATGCCAAGACACCGATGATCC
The DNA window shown above is from Chloracidobacterium sp. and carries:
- the typA gene encoding translational GTPase TypA; translated protein: MIPNDKIRNIAIIAHVDHGKTTLVDAMLAQSGTHRDNETVVDRVMDSMDLERERGITIMAKNTSVRYGDYKINILDTPGHADFGGEVERVLKMVDGIVLLVDAAEGCLPQTRFVLRKALELKLPCIALVNKIDRQDARPEEVLDEIYDLFIDLGANDQQIEFPVLYSISRDGVAKKSLADESKNLIPLFDQIIETIPAPHALRDDSLQLLVANIDYNPFVGRLAIGRIFSGQIAKNQEVAVAKRDGTIGKTRVKELFVFEGLERTTVAEAGTGEIVALAGFDDIEIGETITTTENPKPLPLINVDEPTIAMIFGVNTSPFSGIDGKFVTSRQIKERLDRELLGNVALRVEQTEAAEQFKVSGRGELQLAILIEMMRREGYELQVSKPEVITKRDEKTGELLEPIELVVIDVPEEFIGVVTEAMGRRKGQMTKMINNGSGRVRLEFEVPSRGLIGFRGEFLTETKGTGLLNTLFLRFDKHQGEMKSRQTGSLVSDRMGETNTYALYNLQERGVLFVKPQVKVYEGMIVGENARAVDLDVNPIKEKKLSNMRTTSADEAMRLVPQREMSLERALEFIADDELIEVTPKAIRLRKRVLKANERPKK
- a CDS encoding winged helix-turn-helix transcriptional regulator → MQPKFDDPLSSTFSALADPTRRAILARLASGEATVTELAKPMKMSMPAVTKHLKVLEKARLIRRGRKAQWRPCYLEATPLKDVADWVERYRRYWEQSYQILDVHLKRIQANEPGFGDIFDKETR
- a CDS encoding BON domain-containing protein; translated protein: MRVFTKFFVLTLAVVAISLSGAYGQTAASGVSGDSIDRQVRKKINMLPYYEVFDYITYSVNGDTVTLSGKVRNGVNKSDAASAVKRIEGVSNVVNNIEVLPPGGFDESIRRNLLRSVANMGGLSRYLWPVNPSVRLVVDRGHVTLEGYVANQTDSDLARMAASTVSGVFSVTNNLVVDKNRAG
- a CDS encoding tRNA (cytidine(34)-2'-O)-methyltransferase produces the protein MLHVALFEPEIPPNTGNIARLCAATGSPLHIVGVPGFRMDDRTLKRAGLDYWQHVELHRHIDLESLQKSLRSSRFLFLTTKSDRLYTDVRYEENDCIVFGPETRGLPGSVLLANHDRCLKIPMQNPNVRSLNLATSVGIVLYEAIRQHSTTNSTQQLPSARN
- a CDS encoding SRPBCC domain-containing protein, yielding MTIETWDCRNGGSYKYTHERDTKRYSFFGVFHEVLTPERIIGTFEFDGLPERGHMILGATVFEELADSCEINSVYHGR
- a CDS encoding DUF2779 domain-containing protein is translated as MARQLLRFESTDASVEFERVFETDAFYARSDIVRIDAASRTVDLYEIKSSTTIKDEHIEDLAFQKLAAKSSGTSVGRCFLVTLNGEYIRRGAIDIEQLFMITDVTERVDSLMALTEQKAAEALGFLDTVPKPSLTDYCDAKKLDCEFVRHHFPNLPEYTVFDIARLNNGKRRQLLADGIVDIADVPTDFPLSDKQRRQVEAARSGEVVIDREEIAKRVESWQYPLHFLDYETFSYAIPPFDDIKPFQHMCFQYSLHTIDAPGGRPRHVSFLSRDEETPARAMAESLVRAMSGGIGTVFVWYEQFEKGRNSEMAAMYPEFSSFFNEVNSRMYDLMKIFSDHLYIHPGFKGRTSIKKVLPVLRPQLSYAELGIGDGMTASINWYRTRTWNSIGESERQKIFQDLEAYCHLDTLAMVEIFNEIVSL
- a CDS encoding DoxX family protein translates to MKIAMIIVRTLMGLLFLFASITFLFGLFPQPELTGPMKTFNEGLAASGYFFMLLKITELVCAIALLVGRFVPLALVILAPIVVNIFFVHLFLDRTGLPIAIFLVAAMSFVAYYYRKNFEGVLSVS
- a CDS encoding carboxypeptidase regulatory-like domain-containing protein, producing MKKSISMSVLLGVLAISFMYGQLADDLSLMPSPQAAGDLDPTFNGTGTVRVGFGIGNDQLNGVAIQPDGKSVSVGVHADGSAMLETLITRHNEDGSLDATFGNSGIVRPVFPSSTSNNIFHGVAIQADGRIVAVGQTVGVGTSSDFAVARYNSDGTPDTTFDGDGLAVTPISSGNLIDIARSVAIQPDGKIVVAGRARISEGPSNDDFAVARYNTDGSLDTEFDGDGKVIVAFAGRFDEAFSVAIQDDEKIVAAGFSGSTAEDFALARFNPNGSLDSTFDLDGRVTTSFGAGRDGAYSVVIQPDDKIVAAGIATMTNLDFAIARYNPDGSLDASFDVDGLATTPISASSDEGRSVLLQADGKLVVTGFALVGNNDFAMARYNADGSLDTSFDGDGKVTTTFGTSRDEALASAMQPDGKIIAVGLTSTSTDIDSALARYNTNGTLDTAFDTDGRVSVQAGNFEVAHGDSTIQSDGKIISVGTLLFSGNFDFVVARLNPNGMLDNTFDGDGRVRTAVGTGIDEARSVSVQPDGKIVVSGSTRVSSQDNFAVVRYNIDGTLDTSFDTDGKVTTSVVIGNDQAFTSEIQSDEKIVVAGRAANPGFFHFTVVRYNPNGTLDTTFDADGIVTTSVGSGHSNIVDIAIQKDGKIIAAGSSSNGSNDDFTVVRYNANGSLDTTFDLDGIATTPVFSGSDLAASVALQSDGKIVLAGQANNGTFTEIAVVRFENDGSLDTSFGGDGIVTTAIGTGHSQARSVVIQSDDKILVSGWGTFGSNSNYIVVRYNPDGTLDSSFRSASSAEIFGNGGIASVDLRNSDLNPVMNLQSDEQIVLSGTSSGLIGLARLENDIAPTSGNASISGRIVDVNGNGLGRARLTLLNALRGTTVEAATNPFGYFRFDEMQAGEFYVLTAGHKRYVFEPEQRSFELLGDLHELDFTAHGTKK